In a genomic window of Magnolia sinica isolate HGM2019 chromosome 14, MsV1, whole genome shotgun sequence:
- the LOC131225850 gene encoding apoptosis inhibitor 5-like protein API5 → MQTPNAMNSLCGYKIVTGQPSDRLGEDFSDQYKDFTERLSRISWQSHALLPFVSLLCCLILGFAVWFFSNCALRKW, encoded by the exons GCAGACTCCTAATGCCATGAATAGTCTATGCGGTTACAAGATAGTGACTGGCCAACCATCTGACAGGCTCGGGGAGGATTTTTCAGACCAGTACAAGGACTTCACTGAGAG GTTAAGCAGGATTTCTTGGCAATCACATGCTTTGCTGCCGTTTGTTTCCTTGCTCTGCTGCTTAATTTTAGGCTTTGCCGTTTGGTTTTTCAGCAATTGTGCTCTCAG GAAATGGTGA